The Fusobacterium sp. IOR10 genome has a segment encoding these proteins:
- a CDS encoding DUF1576 domain-containing protein, which translates to MDNLKGKRKFYAYELSILLIIVFFAFFLTYVHFTYNENVLLGLRRIMESQSILITDFLVVGGIGGGFLNAFLILFLNFSIIKILKIEISGIVLASLFTVFGFSFFGKNILNILPIYIGGIIYSKYEGIPFRDIFIRISFATALAPFISEIAFSTNSFEFSYINGIMFGIFIGFIISPLAKKMKSFHEGYNLYNMGFTAGILGTILNSILKSYGFNVASRKILSTEYDFTIKLICCFIFFIFLIIGFFINDYSLKGYKELVKDPGLEADFINNYGYGLTFLNMGIMGFISLGFVMIFSEPLNGPMLAGIFTIVGFSAHGKTYMNTIPILIGVSLAGLTGTNFNSFTIVLSGLFGTSLAPISGVFGIFWGIVAGWLHLTVVTTIGTIHGGLNLYNNGFSAGIVAGFLLPILRTLNERAAKKELKFFKKRKEIIKLIHSKKVKPNEFKNIEDKL; encoded by the coding sequence TTGGATAATTTAAAAGGAAAAAGAAAATTTTATGCCTATGAACTTTCTATTTTGTTAATTATTGTTTTTTTTGCATTTTTTTTAACTTACGTTCATTTCACATATAATGAAAATGTCTTATTAGGTCTGAGAAGAATTATGGAATCTCAATCCATTTTGATTACTGATTTTCTTGTAGTAGGTGGTATTGGAGGGGGGTTTTTAAATGCTTTTTTGATTTTATTTCTTAATTTTTCTATTATTAAAATTTTAAAAATAGAGATTTCTGGAATTGTTCTAGCTTCTTTATTCACTGTTTTTGGGTTTTCTTTTTTTGGAAAAAATATTCTAAATATTTTGCCAATATACATTGGAGGAATTATCTATAGTAAATACGAAGGAATTCCCTTTAGAGATATTTTTATACGTATTTCTTTTGCTACTGCTCTAGCACCTTTTATCAGTGAAATTGCATTTAGCACCAATTCTTTTGAATTTTCTTATATCAATGGAATTATGTTTGGAATTTTTATTGGTTTCATAATTAGTCCATTAGCTAAAAAAATGAAATCTTTTCATGAAGGATATAACCTTTATAATATGGGATTTACTGCTGGTATTTTAGGAACCATCTTAAATAGTATTTTAAAATCCTATGGTTTTAATGTTGCCTCTAGAAAAATACTTTCAACAGAATATGATTTCACAATAAAGTTAATTTGTTGTTTTATTTTTTTTATTTTTCTAATTATTGGATTTTTTATAAATGACTATTCTCTTAAAGGATATAAAGAATTAGTCAAAGATCCTGGTCTTGAAGCCGATTTTATAAATAATTATGGTTATGGATTGACATTTTTAAATATGGGGATTATGGGATTTATTTCCCTTGGATTTGTTATGATATTTAGTGAACCTTTAAATGGCCCAATGCTAGCTGGAATATTTACTATTGTAGGTTTTTCAGCTCATGGAAAAACTTACATGAACACTATTCCTATTTTAATTGGAGTTAGCTTAGCTGGTCTAACTGGTACTAATTTTAATTCTTTCACTATAGTTCTTTCTGGACTATTTGGAACTTCTCTTGCGCCTATTTCAGGGGTTTTTGGAATTTTCTGGGGTATTGTTGCTGGTTGGTTGCACCTTACTGTTGTAACAACTATAGGGACTATCCACGGGGGTCTAAATTTATATAACAATGGATTTTCTGCTGGTATTGTTGCTGGGTTCTTACTACCTATATTAAGAACTTTAAATGAACGAGCTGCAAAAAAAGAATTGAAATTTTTCAAAAAAAGAAAAGAAATAATAAAATTAATACATAGCAAAAAAGTCAAGCCAAATGAATTTAAAAATATAGAAGATAAATTGTAA
- the tsaD gene encoding tRNA (adenosine(37)-N6)-threonylcarbamoyltransferase complex transferase subunit TsaD — protein MLILGIESSCDETSIAIVKDGKEILSNKISSQIEIHKQYGGVVPEIASRQHIKNIAAILQESLEEAKVTLDDIDYIGVTYAPGLIGALLVGVSFAKGLAYGKNIPLIPVHHIRGHIYANFIENEVELPCIALVVSGGHTNIIYIDKDSNFKNLGGTLDDAVGETYDKVARVLGIGYPGGPVIDKMYYEGDPKFLKITTPKVGEYNFSFSGIKTSVINYVNKMNMKKEYFKPEDLAASFQQKVVDILCDKVLKAYDEYPVNNIIIAGGVAANSLLRKNLKEQGEKKGIKVFYPSMKLCTDNGAMISLAAYYKIKNGYKKEIDLTLNGIATLGIDKI, from the coding sequence ATGTTAATATTGGGAATAGAATCATCTTGTGATGAAACATCAATAGCCATAGTTAAAGATGGAAAGGAAATTTTATCAAATAAAATATCATCTCAGATAGAGATCCATAAACAATATGGTGGAGTTGTTCCTGAAATAGCTTCAAGACAACATATAAAAAATATAGCAGCAATATTACAAGAAAGTTTAGAAGAAGCCAAGGTTACTTTAGATGACATAGATTACATTGGAGTGACATATGCCCCTGGATTGATAGGAGCTCTACTTGTTGGAGTTTCATTTGCTAAGGGATTAGCTTATGGTAAAAATATTCCTTTGATCCCTGTGCATCATATAAGAGGGCATATATACGCTAATTTTATAGAAAACGAAGTTGAATTACCTTGTATTGCTCTTGTAGTTTCAGGAGGGCACACTAACATAATATATATAGATAAGGATTCTAATTTCAAAAATTTAGGTGGAACATTGGATGATGCAGTTGGAGAAACTTATGACAAAGTGGCTAGAGTTTTAGGTATAGGATATCCTGGAGGGCCAGTTATAGATAAAATGTATTATGAAGGAGATCCTAAATTCCTAAAAATTACAACTCCAAAAGTAGGAGAATATAATTTTAGTTTTTCTGGAATAAAAACATCTGTTATAAATTATGTAAATAAGATGAATATGAAAAAAGAATATTTTAAACCAGAAGACTTAGCAGCTTCCTTTCAACAAAAAGTTGTAGATATTTTATGTGATAAAGTATTAAAAGCTTATGATGAATATCCAGTTAATAATATAATAATAGCAGGTGGAGTTGCAGCTAATTCTTTGTTAAGAAAGAATTTAAAAGAACAAGGCGAAAAAAAAGGAATAAAAGTTTTTTATCCTTCTATGAAATTATGCACAGATAATGGAGCTATGATATCTTTAGCTGCTTACTATAAAATAAAGAATGGATATAAAAAAGAAATTGATTTAACTTTGAATGGAATAGCTACATTGGGAATAGATAAAATATAA